A genomic segment from Wolbachia endosymbiont of Ctenocephalides felis wCfeF encodes:
- a CDS encoding Phosphatidate cytidylyltransferase has translation MADNNFVIRILSSIVILLIFSFATYFSDLSFYLLIFSIAVLSSFEWYNLTQGNRILYVFALLLIALPNASLIYLYNLPQGKYTLVWLILTIWSIDITAYLFGKNFGGAKICPIISPGKTWSGLLGAILAGIVCTIFGSIFLGLFSVFYSPIVGLAIAILAQLGDFTESLIKRVYNVKDSGSMIPGHGGVLDRMDSFIFTAPLIAIYIS, from the coding sequence ATGGCAGATAATAATTTTGTGATTAGAATACTGTCTTCAATAGTAATATTGCTTATATTCTCTTTTGCTACATATTTCAGTGATTTATCGTTTTATCTACTAATTTTTTCGATAGCAGTTTTATCTTCTTTTGAATGGTATAACCTAACTCAGGGGAACAGAATCTTATATGTTTTCGCATTACTATTGATTGCGCTACCAAATGCCTCATTGATATATCTATACAATCTGCCACAGGGAAAGTATACATTAGTATGGCTCATCTTAACCATTTGGAGCATTGATATCACTGCTTACCTATTTGGTAAGAATTTTGGTGGAGCTAAAATTTGTCCAATTATTAGCCCCGGAAAAACTTGGTCAGGACTTCTTGGTGCAATCCTAGCTGGAATAGTGTGTACAATTTTCGGATCAATATTTTTAGGTTTATTTTCAGTCTTTTATTCTCCAATAGTTGGTCTCGCAATTGCTATTTTAGCACAACTTGGTGATTTCACTGAATCACTCATTAAAAGAGTTTACAATGTTAAAGATAGTGGAAGTATGATACCTGGCCATGGAGGAGTACTCGACCGTATGGACAGTTTCATTTTCACTGCTCCCCTTATTGCTATCTATATAAGCTAG
- a CDS encoding Phosphopantetheine adenylyltransferase, giving the protein MNINNRIGIYPGTFDPITFGHIDIIKRACKLVDKLIIGVAENVNKYTAFDVKLRTSMAENEIKRLGIGADVVSFNGLLMKFAKEQNASVIIRGLRAVSDFDYEFQMSWVNYKLLPEIETIFLPASEDTQFISSSFVKEIARLGESVSKFVPEGVQKELINLSRIRSEE; this is encoded by the coding sequence ATGAACATTAATAACAGAATAGGAATTTACCCCGGAACATTTGACCCCATAACCTTTGGGCATATTGACATAATAAAAAGAGCATGTAAACTAGTTGATAAATTAATAATCGGTGTTGCAGAAAATGTTAATAAGTACACTGCCTTTGACGTAAAGTTGCGCACAAGTATGGCTGAAAATGAAATTAAAAGACTAGGAATTGGCGCAGATGTTGTATCTTTTAATGGGCTGTTAATGAAGTTTGCCAAAGAGCAGAATGCCTCTGTCATTATTAGAGGACTCAGAGCGGTATCGGATTTTGATTATGAGTTTCAAATGAGTTGGGTAAATTACAAACTTCTTCCTGAAATTGAAACTATATTTCTTCCTGCCTCTGAGGATACCCAATTTATTTCATCAAGTTTTGTAAAAGAAATAGCAAGGTTAGGGGAAAGTGTTAGCAAATTTGTGCCAGAGGGCGTTCAGAAGGAATTGATTAATCTGAGCAGGATAAGAAGTGAAGAATAA